A window from Peromyscus eremicus chromosome 1, PerEre_H2_v1, whole genome shotgun sequence encodes these proteins:
- the Tesmin gene encoding tesmin isoform X1 encodes MEDALLGAMTGPEDELGAELFGPERGFTDGLALSPAAGAAERDELPVLADAYLGATEPGEQLLRALSPSPGAEVPAALLGDFPGLPELRNPDDAAPPSAYSVHVLSSLLPGARGPALLPLSAGVRVIPVEIKEAGGSVPGSSPEDSAFQTPLAQESCCKFPSSQEAEEASSCPRKKDSNPMVICQLKGGAQMLCIDNCGTRELKALHLLPQYDDQNSFPQSDLPKPMTTLVGRLLPVPAKLNLITQVDNGALPSTVSGAAFPSGPTMQGPPKIALAGYCDCFTSGDFCNSCSCTSLRHELERFKAIKACLDRNPEAFQPKMGKGRLGVSKLRHSKGCNCKRSGCLKNYCECYEASGSSRNSGNIQIASWLDVYCDVKRDSQSLSFLPERDGQNHVFFNLQMHCLQKL; translated from the exons ATGGAGGACGCTCTGCTCGGAGCCATGACGGGCCCCGAAGACGAGCTGGGCGCCGAGCTGTTCGGGCCTGAGCGCGGGTTTACGGACGGGCTGGCGCTGAGCCCCGCGGCGGGTGCGGCCGAGCGGGATGAGCTGCCTGTGCTGGCCGACGCCTACCTGGGCGCCACCGAGCCGGGGGAACAGCTGCTGCGCGCGCTCAGCCCCTCGCCGGGCGCCGAGGTACCGGCCGCCCTGCTCGGCGACTTCCCGGGGCTGCCTGAGCTCCGCAACCCAGACGACGCCGCGCCGCCATCCGCCTACAGCGTGCACGTGCTATCGTCGTTACTTCCCGGGGCGCGCGGGCCCGCGCTGTTGCCGCTGAGCGCAGGAGTGCGCGTGATCCCA GTTGAGATCAAGGAAGCAGGTGGCAGTGTGCCAGGCAGCAGCCCCGAAGACTCAGCCTTCCAGACCCCTCTGGCTCAGGAATCCTGCTGCAAGTTCCCAtcatcccaggaggcagaggaagcttCCAGCTGCCCCCGGAAGAAAGACTCCAACCCTATG GTGATCTGTCAGCTGAAAGGAGGTGCCCAGATGCTCTGCATAGACAACTGTGGCACGCGGGAGCTCAAAGCACTCCATCTGCTTCCTCAGTATGACGACCAGAACAGTTTCCCACAGTCAG ATCTCCCTAAGCCAATGACAACTTTAGTGGGAAGACTTCTGCCAGTGCCAGCAAAATTAAATCTCATCACACAG GTTGATAATGGAGCTCTTCCATCGACTGTCAGTGGAGCTGCCTTCCCCTCAGGACCCACTATGCAGGGGCCACCCAAAATAGCTCTGGCTGG ATACTGCGACTGCTTCACCAGCGGAGACTTCTGTAACAGCTGCAGCTGCACCAGCCTCCGCCATGAGCTCGAGCGCTTCAAAGCCATTAAG GCATGTCTTGATAGAAATCCTGAGGCTTTCCAACCGAAAATGGGGAAAGGCCGGCTGGGCGTTTCGAAGCTGAGACACAGCAAAGGGTGTAACTGTAAGCGCTCGGGCTGCCTGAAGAACTACTGTGAGTGCTATGAGGCAAGTGGCAGCTCCCGGAACAGTGGAAACATCCAAATAGCTTCGTGGTTAGATGTTTACTGTGATGTAAAAAGAGACTCACAgtccctgtccttccttcccGAGCGTGATG GCCAAAATCATGTGTTCTTCAATTTGCAAATGCATTGCTTGCAAAAACTATGA